From Aegilops tauschii subsp. strangulata cultivar AL8/78 chromosome 5, Aet v6.0, whole genome shotgun sequence:
CTTTTCTTACCTCCGGATTCTGCTCTGCTGTGTAAGCATGCAATTCCTTGAAATTACCTTTATTGAGAGACTCGTCAGACTCATCGTGGCCACGGAAAGGCAACCCTTGCTTCAGTAACACTCTAGTAACATCAATTGAGGCATTTAGTCGAGTATAATAAGCATTCCTCTCAACATTACTTTGGTTGTTTAGAGCAACATAGATGTGTTGCTTTTGTTTCAGCAAAGCATCACAATCTCTTTTTGCTTGGTTGTGAGCACTATTGATGTCTCCTACATGCTCCTTTAATCTATATTTTTTATTCCAACTTGACCAACCATTTGCAACAAATGCATCATATCCGGCTTCTTTCTTCTTGCGCGGTCTAAACAAGAAACAACAAAAACAATATGCTTTTCGTTTGGACTCACTATACTCAAGCCAGCTCCCAAACTCATCAAACCATTCCCGAACGAACCTTCTATCTTTACCACATATTTCTGTCACTTCAAAATCAGCAGTACGAGGTTGACAAGGGCCATTGGCCAAATACTTCCTTCTTACCATATCTCTCTGATTGGGATGGTACTCGTCTATGCTTCTCCTTTTACCTGGATCAAACTGAATTTCTTCTTCCCAATTGATCTCTTCAACTTGAGATGAATTCCTTGTAGTATTGGCAGAACTAGGTTCATGTGTGGAGGCATCATTTTGTCCATGTGGTGATGGCGGGGCTGGAACATCAGTCTGTTCATGTGGTGATGCATCAATTTGTCCATCCGATGGTGGCGGAACTGAGCCATCGTTCTGATTATGTTCGTGTGACGGACCAACATTTTCATCTTGCACTGAGGTTCTCCTCTTTTTTAGAAACCTATCCATAAACTAAGCTTTTCCTAAAATTTTGCAATTTATTCAGATAATTAAAATTTGCGTGAAAGAAAAGAACTATGAATCATGTGTACGTACATAATACTTGAATTAGAATTGCACGGTTGTAGTATAAAACATACTTGACATGGTGCCGATGCTTCCAGCCGTCCTAGAATTTTGCAATATTGGTCTCCACTTGGTGCACAATTATCTCAAATAGTTCAATTACCCAATACAGTCAAAATCTCTAGTAATATCCAGTACGGCAGTACCCCTAATTCCCTAGGGTTAGAGAGACAAAGCAATAATTAGAATAAGATTTACAAAAGGCTGAGGCAGAGCCGCAGAGGCACGTCGAATTGGGGGTCTGATCAGGCCTGGGTCTAATGCGGCATACCTGTGTCTTCTTTTCTCCACTGATTCGGCGACTTGCCGCGATCTGCAGAATAGGCGGCGTGTCCGACGTACGGGGATACAAAGGAAGGCGAAAGAACAAGGGCACGAAGCGCAAAGTCGAGCAGACGAACAGGCGAGGCGAAGGGCCGGAGGGCCGAAGGCAAGTATCGATCAATGTACTGCTCCTATCCTGGACAGGCTGGACTGGGCCTTCGTGGCTTCCTCAATCGATACAGCGTCACACGCTGCTACAACTGGGCTGCACTTGTGTGATGTACGGGTGTCCTTCTAGGAAAATTAGGGGTGTCCATCGTATATGGGCTCTATACTTATAAGGTAAAAGAGTTTTTTACCCGGTGTCCTGTGCTACCTGGTGGGTTAACGTGGGTTCGCCCCTGTCTCCTCTCCCGATCCCAAGCAGCATGCATTCTGTCGAGTACCTTGTGGACATGCACGGCTACTGTCCAAGCCGACGCTCCTGCTTGCTCCTCGCACAGCACCATTCTTTGCCGCTAGAGCGGACGCCGCGATGGCCGCGCAGCGCACGCACACCACCCCTGTTCCAATTCGACAGCATCGTGCCCAACGCATCCCACATCACGGCATCACGCGGCTGCGAGGATCACCGGCGGAGTAGGAGACGTGTGCCAGGAAGACCGCTCCGCAAGCTCGTAGACATCCACGGGTGGCGAGACTCACCGCCGGTCAGAGGAAACAAATATGATGAGATCGGCCGGTCTCCTCTGTACCGCGATTAGCGCCGGTGCCCATGTGGCGGACAACGGCGGTCTCCTTCTCGCCGGTGAGCTCCATTGCAGAACATCACCACGGATCAGGGTACAAGATCAGCTGCTCTGGATAGGCTGGCGGGGAGAGAGGGCCAATGTACAAGAGGGGGATTGAGATAGAAGATGAATCTGACATAGAGATTAATCTCGTCCTGGATCATTTTTTTTCCTGGTGTGACAAATGGATTCAAGGTTTAAGTTGACCGGGATCAGCGAGGTTAGGGTACGGACTTCAAGGATTTGGACGTGGGGGTTTGTTTGCGTCGCACTCTACAAGGTTTAAAACAGACTTCGCTCCGAGGGCAAATGAGGAGTCGTCCGACGGTGTCGGGGGACGCACATGTGCATAGCTATAGATGCTCTAAGTTGGACTCGATGTTTGTGTAAAAAAGGTCAAACCAAACGTGACAGTCAGCGCGCATATGTCGCCGTAAGTCGTGTCGCCGCCCAGCGACTTTTTTGACACGATCACGTTCATGTCACATGGATCAAATGACAAGCGACAAAATTACTATGCGATGATAAGAAGAACAGACCACTGCCAGTCTGCCACGGTTCGATCATCAACCTCACGCCCGGATAAAATCATTGATCGAGTCGATCGGATAACACAATCTCCAGCTGAGTGAGGATGTCTCCGTACTTGGTCCTGGTCGCCGCGCTC
This genomic window contains:
- the LOC120964955 gene encoding uncharacterized protein produces the protein MELTGEKETAVVRHMGTGANRGVVCVRCAAIAASALAAKNGAVRGASRSVGLDSSRACPQVPPPSDGQIDASPHEQTDVPAPPSPHGQNDASTHEPSSANTTRNSSQVEEINWEEEIQFDPGKRRSIDEYHPNQRDMVRRKYLANGPCQPRTADFEVTEICGKDRRFVREWFDEFGSWLEYSESKRKAYCFCCFLFRPRKKKEAGYDAFVANGWSSWNKKYRLKEHVGDINSAHNQAKRDCDALLKQKQHIYVALNNQSNVERNAYYTRLNASIDVTRVLLKQGLPFRGHDESDESLNKGNFKELHAYTAEQNPEQMAVVLRYVGKCGSAIETLVGLTHVKETTSKYLKSAIDDLFAAYKLSFKQVRGQGYDGASNMRVVKVLEYVEEEDRDDTNRRQLMSTILIITNTLSLALHRKNQDIVNAIKCVNSTKASLNDLRRNGWESVLHEAYVFCDKHDISKWQMEDQYVNPKKPRQKTGITNRHHYEVDCFNDVIDWLLQELDNRFNEKNSELLVCSAALSPNESFHDFNLEHLMSLAKLYPKDFDDGEVRDLRHHLHLYIADVRADNRFYGLSNISMRIVKTYLRNRLGDDALKYDLICYVEKSEMRKVTNDAAIRI